Proteins from a genomic interval of Alosa alosa isolate M-15738 ecotype Scorff River chromosome 8, AALO_Geno_1.1, whole genome shotgun sequence:
- the chac1 gene encoding glutathione-specific gamma-glutamylcyclotransferase 1: MKPQDILLGKNSLWIFGYGSLVWKPDFKYKKSKVGYIRGYKRRFWHGDNFHRGDDEMPGRVVTLIEDDDACTWGTAFEVIGTQMEECLKYLNMRESVRGGYITKLVEFFPHGQNQLPVPAVVYIATPENPMYLGPASPEEIAAQIIVCKGNSGHNIEYLLRLAEFMRITCPDVEDTHLFSIEAAALTLVPILLASKKSVSVL; the protein is encoded by the exons ATGAAACCCCAAGACATCTTATTGGGAAAAAACAGCCTATGGATCTTCGGATATGGTTCGTTAGTCTGGAAGCCAGACTTCAAGTACAAAAAAAGCAAGGTCGGATACATCAGGGGCTACAAAAGACGTTTCTGGCATGGAGACAACTTCCATCGAGGAGACGATGAAATG CCCGGAAGAGTTGTGACGCTCATCGAAGATGATGAC GCGTGCACATGGGGCACAGCTTTTGAGGTCATTGGCACACAAATGGAGGAGTGTCTGAAGTACCTGAACATGAGGGAGTCTGTGCGGGGCGGGTACATTACCAAGTTGGTGGAATTTTTCCCTCATGGCCAAAATCAATTACCTGTTCCAGCTGTGGTTTACATTGCCACCCCTGAAAATCCAATGTACCTGGGACCAGCAAGTCCAGAGGAAATTGCAGCCCAGATAATTGTTTGCAAAGGCAACTCGGGGCACAACATCGAGTACCTGCTTCGCCTGGCCGAGTTCATGAGGATCACCTGTCCAGATGTAGAGGACACCCATCTGTTCTCTATAGAGGCAGCTGCCCTAACCCTTGTGCCTATATTATTGGCATCCAAAAAGTCTGTATCTGTTCTGTAA